A DNA window from Zonotrichia leucophrys gambelii isolate GWCS_2022_RI chromosome 15, RI_Zleu_2.0, whole genome shotgun sequence contains the following coding sequences:
- the RFC5 gene encoding replication factor C subunit 5 isoform X1 gives MAPAGSANLPWVEKYRPQALSELVSHRDILSTVQRFISEDRLPHLLLYGPPGTGKTSTILACARQLYREREFGSMVLELNASDDRGIDIVRGPILSFASTRTIFKKGFKLVILDEADAMTQDAQNALRRVIEKFTENTRFCLICNYLSKIIPALQSRCTRFRFGPLTPELMVPRLQHVIQEEGVDVTEDGMKALVTLSSGDMRRALNILQSTSMAFGKVTEENVYTCTGHPLKSDIANILDWMLNQDFSTAYRKIMELKTLKGLALQDILTEIHLFVHRGGERLQMILERPNSPLPFTECFLLSTVDFPPSIRIQLLIKLADIEYRLAAGTSEKIQLSSLIAAFQVTRDLVVAEA, from the exons ATGGCGCCGGCGGGCAGCGCGAACCTGCCGTG GGTGGAGAAGTACCGTCCGCAGGCGCTGTCCGAGCTGGTGTCTCACCGGGACATCCTCAGCACCG TGCAGCGCTTCATCAGCGAGGACCGGCTCCCCCATCTGCTCCTCTATGGACCGCCCGGTACCGGGAAGACATCCACCATCCTGGCCTGTGCCCGGCAGCTCTACCGGGAGCGGGAGTTCGGCTCCATGGTGCTGGAG CTCAACGCCTCCGATGACCGGGGCATTGACATCGTCCGAGGGCCCATCCTGAGCTTTGCCAGCACCAGGACCATCTTTAA GAAAGGCTTCAAGCTGGTGATCCTGGATGAAGCCGATGCCATGACCCAGGATGCTCAGAACGCCCTGAGGAGAG TGATCGAGAAGTTCACAGAGAACACGCGGTTCTGCCTCATCTGTAACTACCTCTCCAAGAtcattcctgccctgcagtCCCGCTGCACCCGCTTCCGCTTCGGGCCGCTGACCCCGGAGCTGATGGTGCCGCGGCTCCAGCACGTCATCCAGGAGGAGGG GGTGGACGTGACCGAGGACGGGATGAAGGCTCTGGTGACCCTCTCGAGCGGGGACATGCGCAGGGCCCTCAATATCTTGCAG agCACCTCCATGGCCTTTGGGAAGGTGACAGAGGAGAACGTTTACACCTGCACGGGACATCCCCTCAAGTCTGACATCGCCAACATCCTCGACTGGATGCTGAACCAGGATTTTTCCACGGCCTACCGCA AAATCATGGAGCTGAAGACGCTGAagggcctggccctgcaggacaTCCTCACTGAGATCCATCTCTTCGTGCACAGAGGTGGGGAAAGGCTCCAGATGATCCTGGAGAGGCCAAACTCCCCCCTGCCCTTCACTGAGTGTTTCCTTCTCTCCACAGTCGACTTCCCCCCCTCCATCCGCATCCAGCTGCTGATCAAGCTGGCAGACATCGA GTACCgcctggctgctggcaccagcGAGAAGATCCAGCTGAGCTCCCTCATCGCCGCCTTCCAGGTCACCAGGGACCTGGTGGTGGCTGAAGCCTGA
- the RFC5 gene encoding replication factor C subunit 5 isoform X2 — translation MAPAGSANLPWVEKYRPQALSELVSHRDILSTVQRFISEDRLPHLLLYGPPGTGKTSTILACARQLYREREFGSMVLELNASDDRGIDIVRGPILSFASTRTIFKKGFKLVILDEADAMTQDAQNALRRVIEKFTENTRFCLICNYLSKIIPALQSRCTRFRFGPLTPELMVPRLQHVIQEEGVDVTEDGMKALVTLSSGDMRRALNILQSTSMAFGKVTEENVYTCTGHPLKSDIANILDWMLNQDFSTAYRKIMELKTLKGLALQDILTEIHLFVHRVDFPPSIRIQLLIKLADIEYRLAAGTSEKIQLSSLIAAFQVTRDLVVAEA, via the exons ATGGCGCCGGCGGGCAGCGCGAACCTGCCGTG GGTGGAGAAGTACCGTCCGCAGGCGCTGTCCGAGCTGGTGTCTCACCGGGACATCCTCAGCACCG TGCAGCGCTTCATCAGCGAGGACCGGCTCCCCCATCTGCTCCTCTATGGACCGCCCGGTACCGGGAAGACATCCACCATCCTGGCCTGTGCCCGGCAGCTCTACCGGGAGCGGGAGTTCGGCTCCATGGTGCTGGAG CTCAACGCCTCCGATGACCGGGGCATTGACATCGTCCGAGGGCCCATCCTGAGCTTTGCCAGCACCAGGACCATCTTTAA GAAAGGCTTCAAGCTGGTGATCCTGGATGAAGCCGATGCCATGACCCAGGATGCTCAGAACGCCCTGAGGAGAG TGATCGAGAAGTTCACAGAGAACACGCGGTTCTGCCTCATCTGTAACTACCTCTCCAAGAtcattcctgccctgcagtCCCGCTGCACCCGCTTCCGCTTCGGGCCGCTGACCCCGGAGCTGATGGTGCCGCGGCTCCAGCACGTCATCCAGGAGGAGGG GGTGGACGTGACCGAGGACGGGATGAAGGCTCTGGTGACCCTCTCGAGCGGGGACATGCGCAGGGCCCTCAATATCTTGCAG agCACCTCCATGGCCTTTGGGAAGGTGACAGAGGAGAACGTTTACACCTGCACGGGACATCCCCTCAAGTCTGACATCGCCAACATCCTCGACTGGATGCTGAACCAGGATTTTTCCACGGCCTACCGCA AAATCATGGAGCTGAAGACGCTGAagggcctggccctgcaggacaTCCTCACTGAGATCCATCTCTTCGTGCACAGAG TCGACTTCCCCCCCTCCATCCGCATCCAGCTGCTGATCAAGCTGGCAGACATCGA GTACCgcctggctgctggcaccagcGAGAAGATCCAGCTGAGCTCCCTCATCGCCGCCTTCCAGGTCACCAGGGACCTGGTGGTGGCTGAAGCCTGA